From one Electrophorus electricus isolate fEleEle1 chromosome 20, fEleEle1.pri, whole genome shotgun sequence genomic stretch:
- the lmcd1 gene encoding LIM and cysteine-rich domains protein 1 isoform X1, protein MDVISGMQKMSVGQSTAGRGAVCLTCKGICTGFQPHSWRKACVQCHCSQEGHAPNSDTEDDRKMGQLLADSQYAHLTAKVKGGDGLRVYKRNRMIVTNPVVSRKDPTFNTVTYDWAPPGLTQKLAMQYMELLPVERRPVAGTEGALYRRRQLMRQLPAYDQDPSHCHSLSDAEVKAMAQFVKSYKDQALGVGEVALPGEGGAVKENAGKQKSAKDSQEHLDPEPTTNGTLEQSSQKSQYKCTGCRKLVAPDEPVVYAERAGYDTQWHPTCFVCDECGEALVDLVYFWGKGTLLCGRHYCQSLRPRCPGCDELIFSEVVHQDASGQVWHKEHFCCWQCGQSLDVQCVCDGHRQSRPL, encoded by the exons ATGGATGTGATTTCGGGAATGCAGAAG ATGTCGGTGGGGCAGTCGACAGCAGGAAGGGGCGCGGTGTGTCTGACATGTAAAGGGATCTGCACTGGATTCCAGCCACATTCCTGGAG GAAAGCCTGCGTGCAATGCCACTGCAGCCAGGAGGGCCACGCCCCCAACTCGGACACCGAGGACGACCGCAAGATGGGCCAGCTGTTGGCGGACTCCCAGTATGCCCACCTGACAGCCAAGGTGAAGGGTGGAGACGGCCTGAGGGTGTACAAGCGCAACCGCATGATTGTCACCAACCCGGTGGTGTCCCGCAAAGACCCCACCTTCAACACTGTCACCTACGACTGGGCCCCACCCGGCCTCACCCAGAAACTG GCCATGCAGTACATGGAACTCCTCCCCGTGGAAAGGCGTCCTGTGGCCGGCACAGAGGGTGCTCTCTACCGCCGCAGGCAGTTAATGAGACAGCTCCCCGCGTATGATCAGGACCCCTCGCACTGCCACAGCCTGTCTGATGCCGAGGTGAAGGCCATGGCTCAGTTTGTGAAGAGCTACAAGGACCAGGCTTTAGGAGTTGGGGAGGTGGCCCTACCTGGAGAGGGGGGAGCAGTCAAGGAGAATGCCGGCAAGCAGAAGAGTGCAAAAGACTCCCAGGAGCATCTGGACCCAGAACCTACAACCAACGGCACACTGGAGCAGAGCAGCCAGAAGAGCCAATAT aagtgcacTGGCTGCAGAAAGCTGGTGGCGCCAGATGAGCCTGTGGTCTACGCTGAGCGGGCTGGCTACGATACACAGTGGCATCCCACCTGCTTCGTGTGCGACGAGTGTGGAGAAGCCCTGGTGGACCTCGTCTACTTCTGGGGGAAAGGGACCCTGCTCTGCGGTCGCCACTACTGCCAGAGCCTGAGACCACGCTGTCCCGGGTGTGATGAG CTGATCTTCTCCGAGGTGGTCCATCAGGATGCCAGTGGACAAGTGTGGCATAAGGAGCATTTCTGCTGCTGGCAGTGTGGCCAAAGTCTTGATGTCCAGTGCGTCTGCGATGGGCATCGCCAGTCCCGGCCGCTCTAG
- the gmppb gene encoding mannose-1-phosphate guanyltransferase beta has translation MKALILVGGYGTRLRPLTLSVPKPLVEFCNKPILLHQVEALVKAGVRHVILAVSYMSELLEREMRAQEQRLGIKISLSHEKEPLGTAGPLALARELLTDSEEPFFVLNSDVICDFPFEDMLKFHKNHGKEGTIVVTKVEEPSKYGVVVYEAETGRIHRFVEKPQVFVSNKINAGMYIFCPSMLRRIQLRPTSIEKEIFPVMAEEGHLYAMELQGFWMDIGQPKDFLTGMCMYLQSLRQHAPERLRTGPGFLGNVLVDPTAVIGENCTIGPNVTIGAGVVLEDGVRIKRCTVLRGAHVRSHAWLESSIVGWRCSVGQWVRMENVTVLGEDVIVNDELYINGANVLPHKSISDSVPEPRIIM, from the exons ATGAAAGCACTGATTCTTGTCGGAGGCTATGGCACTAGACTGCGGCCCCTCACTCTTAGCGTGCCCAAGCCTTTGGTGGAGTTTTGCAACAAGCCCATACTCCTGCATCAGGTGGAGGCTCTAGTGAAG GCTGGAGTCCGCCATGTCATCCTGGCAGTGAGCTACATGTCTGAgctcctggagagagagatgagggcaCAGGAGCAGAGG CTCGGAATTAAAATCTCTCTTTCACATGAGAAGGAGCCTCTGGGCACAG CTGGTCCACTTGCTCTAGCACGTGAACTGCTGACTGACAGCGAGGAGCCTTTTTTTGTCCTCAACAGTGACGTAATCTGTGACTTCCCCTTTGAGGACATGCTTAAGTTTCACAAGAACCATGGCAAAGAGGGAACCATTGTT GTGACTAAAGTGGAAGAGCCCTCCAAGTATGGCGTGGTTGTGTACGAGGCCGAAACTGGCCGCATCCACCGCTTTGTGGAGAAGCCCCAGGTCTTTGTGTCCAACAAGATCAACGCTGGAATGTACATCTTCTGTCCCTCCATGCTACGTAGGATCCAG CTGCGACCGACCTCCATTGAGAAGGAGATATTCCCTGTCATGGCAGAGGAGGGACACCTTTATGCCATGGAGCTTCAGG GGTTCTGGATGGACATTGGGCAGCCTAAAGACTTCCTGACGGGCATGTGCATGTATCTGCAGTCACTCAGACAGCATGCTCCTGAGAGACTCCGCACCGGACCTGGTTTCCTGGGCAACGTGCTGGTG GACCCAACGGCGGTGATCGGAGAGAACTGCACGATCGGGCCCAACGTGACCATTGGCGCTGGCGTGGTGCTGGAGGACGGCGTGCGCATCAAGCGATGCACGGTGCTGCGTGGCGCTCACGTGCGCTCGCACGCCTGGCTGGAGTCGAGCATCGTGGGCTGGCGCTGCTCCGTGGGCCAGTGG gtgCGGATGGAAAATGTGACGGTGCTCGGGGAGGACGTGATCGTCAATGACGAGCTCTACATCAACGGTGCCAATGTCCTGCCCCACAAGTCCATCTCAGACTCCGTGCCCGAACCACGCATCATTatgtag
- the lmcd1 gene encoding LIM and cysteine-rich domains protein 1 isoform X2, whose amino-acid sequence MAVMGNSMSVGQSTAGRGAVCLTCKGICTGFQPHSWRKACVQCHCSQEGHAPNSDTEDDRKMGQLLADSQYAHLTAKVKGGDGLRVYKRNRMIVTNPVVSRKDPTFNTVTYDWAPPGLTQKLAMQYMELLPVERRPVAGTEGALYRRRQLMRQLPAYDQDPSHCHSLSDAEVKAMAQFVKSYKDQALGVGEVALPGEGGAVKENAGKQKSAKDSQEHLDPEPTTNGTLEQSSQKSQYKCTGCRKLVAPDEPVVYAERAGYDTQWHPTCFVCDECGEALVDLVYFWGKGTLLCGRHYCQSLRPRCPGCDELIFSEVVHQDASGQVWHKEHFCCWQCGQSLDVQCVCDGHRQSRPL is encoded by the exons ATGGCAGTAATGGGAAACTCG ATGTCGGTGGGGCAGTCGACAGCAGGAAGGGGCGCGGTGTGTCTGACATGTAAAGGGATCTGCACTGGATTCCAGCCACATTCCTGGAG GAAAGCCTGCGTGCAATGCCACTGCAGCCAGGAGGGCCACGCCCCCAACTCGGACACCGAGGACGACCGCAAGATGGGCCAGCTGTTGGCGGACTCCCAGTATGCCCACCTGACAGCCAAGGTGAAGGGTGGAGACGGCCTGAGGGTGTACAAGCGCAACCGCATGATTGTCACCAACCCGGTGGTGTCCCGCAAAGACCCCACCTTCAACACTGTCACCTACGACTGGGCCCCACCCGGCCTCACCCAGAAACTG GCCATGCAGTACATGGAACTCCTCCCCGTGGAAAGGCGTCCTGTGGCCGGCACAGAGGGTGCTCTCTACCGCCGCAGGCAGTTAATGAGACAGCTCCCCGCGTATGATCAGGACCCCTCGCACTGCCACAGCCTGTCTGATGCCGAGGTGAAGGCCATGGCTCAGTTTGTGAAGAGCTACAAGGACCAGGCTTTAGGAGTTGGGGAGGTGGCCCTACCTGGAGAGGGGGGAGCAGTCAAGGAGAATGCCGGCAAGCAGAAGAGTGCAAAAGACTCCCAGGAGCATCTGGACCCAGAACCTACAACCAACGGCACACTGGAGCAGAGCAGCCAGAAGAGCCAATAT aagtgcacTGGCTGCAGAAAGCTGGTGGCGCCAGATGAGCCTGTGGTCTACGCTGAGCGGGCTGGCTACGATACACAGTGGCATCCCACCTGCTTCGTGTGCGACGAGTGTGGAGAAGCCCTGGTGGACCTCGTCTACTTCTGGGGGAAAGGGACCCTGCTCTGCGGTCGCCACTACTGCCAGAGCCTGAGACCACGCTGTCCCGGGTGTGATGAG CTGATCTTCTCCGAGGTGGTCCATCAGGATGCCAGTGGACAAGTGTGGCATAAGGAGCATTTCTGCTGCTGGCAGTGTGGCCAAAGTCTTGATGTCCAGTGCGTCTGCGATGGGCATCGCCAGTCCCGGCCGCTCTAG